CTGGCCGGAAACGTTGAAGCGGTACCAGAAGGAATTTTACGAATTCAAAGTGAGGGATAAGGTCATTAAACAACCCCTCACGTATAAAAGTTTATCAGGTACCAGCATTGCGAAAGTCATTCTTCCAAAGTACAAAGACTGGGGCGACATACTGAAATGGCAACTGCAGGAAAATGTGCCTGGCGAATTCCCTTATACCGCCGGTGTATTTCCTTTGAAGAGGGAAGGGGAAGACCCCACAAGAATGTTTGCCGGGGAGGGCGGGCCGGAAAGGACCAACAGGCGTTTTCACTATGTAAGCCTGGGCCAGCCAGCCAGGCGGCTCAGTACGGCATTTGACAGTGTTACCTTGTATGGCGAAGACCCGGATCACCGCCCCGACATTTATGGCAAAGTGGGTAACAGCGGGGTAAGCATTGCAACGGTGGATGACGCAAAGAAACTCTACAGCGGTTTTGACCTCTGCGATCCAAAGACCTCGGTGAGCATGACCATCAACGGGCCTGCACCCATGCTGCTCGCATTTTTTATGAATGCAGCCATTGACCAGCAGTGTGAAAAATATATCCTGGAAAATGATTTACGGGATGAGGTGAACAGGATCATCGAATCAAAATACGGTATCGACTCATTGCCGAAATACATCGGTATAGACGGGAAGGCCATCACCCCGGCAAAAGGAAACTTCATGGGTTCGTTGCCAGAAGGGAATGACGGGCTGGGCCTGCGCCTGCTGGGGCTGAGCGGGGAAGATGTATTGCCTGCCGATGTGTATGCACAGATAAAGGCCAGGGCGCTGGCCACCGTGCGGGGAACCGTGCAGGCCGATATATTGAAAGAAGACCAGGCGCAAAACACCTGCATCTTCAGCACCGAGTTTGCACTGAAACTGATGGGGGATGTGCAGCAGTATTTCATACAGCACAAAGTGCAGAATTTTTACAGCGTAAGCATCAGCGGTTACCATATTGCTGAAGCAGGGGCCAACCCGATCACCCAACTGGCATTTACGTTGTCCAATGGATTCACCTACGTGGAATATTATTTAAGCCGCGGCATGCACATTGATGATTTTGCTCCCAACCTTTCTTTCTTCTTCAGCAATGGCATGGACCCTGAGTATAGTGTGATAGGCAGGGTGGCCCGGAGGATCTGGGCAAAAGCCATGAAGAATAAATACGGGGGCAATGACCGCAGCCAGAAACTGAAATACCATATTCAAACCAGTGGCCGCAGCCTGCATGCACAGGAAATTGACTTCAACGATATCCGCACAACCCTGCAGGCGCTTTATGCCATCTACGATAACTGTAATTCTTTACACACCAATGCATACGATGAGGCCATCACCACGCCTACTGAAGAAAGTGTACGCAGGGCAATGGCCATCCAGTTGATCATAAACCGGGAACTGGGCACGGCCAAGAATGAAAATCCCAACCAGGGTTCCTTCCTCATTGAAGAACTGACCGACCTGGTTGAAGAAGCCGTGATGACCGAATTTCACCGCATTACAGAAAGAGGCGGTGTGCTGGGTGCCATGGAACGCATGTACCAGCGCAACAAGATACAGGAGGAAAGCCTTTACTACGAAACACTCAAGCATACCGGCGAATATCCCATTGTGGGGGTGAACACATTCTTAAGTAAGAACGGTTCGCCTACCATACTGCCAACGGAAGTCATCCGCAGCACTACGGAAGAGAAAGAGAACCAGATCAATGCATTAAAGACATTCCACCAGCGTCATGCTGATAGATCGGCTGCCATGCTCAAACATTTGCAGCAGGTGGCTGTCAGTAACGGCAACCTGTTTGCCGAACTGATGGAGACGGTAAAGTGCTGTTCTTTGGGCCAGATCACGAATGCCTTGTATTCGGTGGGAGGCCAATACCGGAGAAATATGTAACCAAAATTGAGTTTGATGCCTGACAAAGCATTTACCGGTTTATGGATTGGTAATAAAAAAACCGGAACAAATTGTCCCGGTTCATTTGAAAAAGTTTTTATCTGCTTAAAGGTATTATCATCGAAATTTTAAACTGCCTGGTACGGTTATGTACAAACCCGTTTTGTAAACCCGGAATTGAAATATTCTCTGTAGATGTTTTTAATTTCATTCCCCTGGCTTCCCGTTTCAGTTCTCTTGCTTTTTTAGAGAAATGGATACTGGTTAATGCAAGGCCCAATCCAACCACAGTGCCAACAGCACCAACAACGATTTCGGTGGTATATTTTTTATCTTCATAACCTATGATATACCCGTTGTTATCATAAATTGCCCATCTATCTCCCAAATCATTTTGAATCAATCCGTAAATTAAAGTACCAATACCACCGGCAGCTATAACAGGGCCGGTTGCAACAAGCACCGTACTTGTAGTTCTGGCTTTGCGGGATTTGTTCATTAATTCATCATAATCGCTCCCGTTTTGTGCAAAGCTTACAGCGGTAACCAGTAAAAGGGTCAGAAACGTAAATAAAGTTTTCATGTGTGTATTTTTTGTTTAAAATACAAAGGTATATGGAAACCTGGTCAACTTATTAATCGGATAAATATGTAATTACAAAGGTTTCCCGCTTTCCAGTGTTTTGATGGCGTCTTCAATTATCTTTTTAACACCTGCATTAGGTGCCTGCACAACCGCCTTTCTTGCATACATTAATGCTGTTTGCAGATCACCCATGGCAGAGTAGCCCCTCGTCATACCTGCAGCAGTTGGCCAGGCGCCATTGGTTTTTTATTCCAGTTCCTGGCAGAAAAAACCGGCATTGACCAATAGTTGTTCAATTTCCCCGGTGGAGATATTTTCCGAAACCACCCGCAGCACATTGTCCCGGTCATGCAGGTCAACATTCCACTGCAGTATCTGCGGGTGATGATCCAATGCAGGCATCACACTGCTGATGTGGGCTTCATTGCAGAGGTTGGTCTTAAAAACAAGTATTTCCATAGCAGTTACTTTGCATACCGGTTATATATAGCTCAGGTGCCGGTCATTCTGAGGCCATGCCGGATGATCGTGTTTCGGAAGCGGATGGCATTTTCCACCTTCCGCCGCAGCGGTTCTTCCATTCGGCTTTGAATTTTTCACGTTCCTCGGGGGTCATGGTATCCCAACGCTGTTTCATTTTCTCTTTCCAGGCCGGGCTGCCCCTCCAGCGGCCCCCTCCGCCAAAACCGCCGAACAGGATCTTACTCAGCAATAATATTCCCAACGCCTGTATGAATGTGATGGATTTAACCCCCAGCACCGCCGGTAAGATGGCATTCCATAAGCCCATAACGAGCAGGCCGAATAATACCACCGCAACGCTGCCGAATAGTAATATCAACAATCCTTTTTTGATCCAGAATTTTTTCATTGTATTTGTTTTTGAGCCACGAATTACACGAATGATCACTAATGAATCCGCGTTAAATATTCGTGTTCATTTGTGCTATTAGTGGCTGATTTTTTTAATAGTTTAATAATTCGTCCTTCAGTACCTGCAGCCGTTCCCGTAAATGCAATACCGCATACCGTTTGCGGCTGATAAGTGTGGCCACACTTTCCCCGGTTTGTGCTGCTATATCTTTAAAAGGTATTCCTTCAATTTCGTTTTGTACAAACACGTCCCGTTGGGCAGGGGGCAATTCATCCAGTGCCTGTTGCAGTTCTTCCCAGAAGAGATTCCGAAGGTATTCGGTTTCGGGGGTGGAATCGGCAGGCAACAGCATTTCCCTCCCGTCAAAATGGTCTTCCTCTGTTTCGGCGCCATGCAACACATCATCTGCCAGCGGAAGTTTATGCTTGCGGTAATTGTCGATGATCTTATTCCGGGCCACCCGGTAAAGCCAGCTGGTGGTCTGCTCGATGGGTTCCCGGTTGCCTGCAAACTGGTAAAAAACCTCCTGCAGTATGTCTTCTGCATCCTCGGTGCTGGCCACCCGCTGCTTGATAAACCCAAAAAGCCGGTTGCTGATTGATTTGATGGTGTTGGTAATATTTTTATTACGCGCTGCAGCCATTTCCATTGCTATCGTCATCTCGTTCCCTGTTTATATGTCCGGAGACGAACGGAAGACGCTTATATTTTAAGGAGGGACGATATTTTTAAAAAAACATCAGTAGGTTGTTGTCATGTCCTCGTCCACGCAAATGATAAAATCGGCCTTGCCCTTATTTTCAGCCAGTAACGCTTTTATGTTCTTCTGCGATACGGTGCTGATGGTGGCAATATTCAGTTCCGGCTTCTTTTTTTTCAGGTACCAGTTGATGCCATCGAAATTATCTGAATGATAGGCCCCGTTGTAATGAATGAATAAAGCGCCGGGTTTAAAATTCTGCAAAATGAAATAAGCCATAGTGGCATCCTTACTTGCCTGGGCCTTGGGCATATTGGCGCTGGCATGGCCGCCCATCATCTTCAGCATGTTCACATAGCCAGGCAGGGTGGAATCGTAGTCCATAGGCAGGGGTGCCATCCACGCTTTTTCTTTTGCCGGTAAAGTATCCAGGGCCTCAAATCCTTTTTTAGAAACCAGGGAAGCATAGCGCCGGGGGATATTCGTGGCAATAAACGGCGCTTTTATCTCTTTGGCAAAATTCACAATGGGAGCATAATCGGTTTTGTAATTGTTCCAGAGCCGGGCAGTGGAATCAAGCCCTTTGGCCGTGATCCTTCCCTCCAGGTAATTATTCAATGCGGGCTGGTTATCCGCTTCAAACATTTCGGCGCCAAAAATGAGCTCTCTTTTTTCCTTCAGGTCTTTTGCCACCGTTAATTCAAGCCAGTGGGAGATCGGGTTGTTATGAAATTCGCCAAACAGTACAATGTCTTTTTTGGCCAGCTGCTTCATCATTTTTTTGTAGGATACTTTTTTACCATCAGCATCATACAGCACGTATGCAGGTTTTTGCTGGGCAAAGAGTATGTTTACCGTCAAGAGCATCGAAAGGAAAAAGAAGTATTTTTTCATACATGGGATTGAAACGGAAAGGTAAAGAGAATAGCTTACTTGGCCGGGAATAAATGCTGAATTTGTTGTGTAACTTTCAGCTTCAATAATAATGATATATGCTTTTTAAAAAAATGATCCCTGTTTTCCTGCTCCTCTTACTGGCCAACGGCTGCAGCAACAAATATGCACCTGCCAACCGCAGCTATAAAAAGCAGGCAAAGGCTTTTGCCAGGGAGCTGAAAAAGCAACCGGCACATATCGACAGTGTACTGATGGCTTCCTCCTGGGTGGGTACCACCAATTTCGGAATGCGTAAACCAAACTTTGTCATCATCCATCATACCGCACAGAATGCATGTGACTCTACATTACGGACCTTTACCCTGCCCCGTACCCAGGTAAGCGCCCATTATGTGATCTGCAAAGATGGTACGGTGCATCACATGCTCCATGATTACCTGCGGGCATGGCATGCGGGCAGCGGCCGGTGGGGGAATGTAACGGATGTGAATTCTTCTTCCATCGGTATTGAACTGGACAACAATGGCTTTGAACCTTTTGCCGAAGCGCAGATAAACAGCCTGCTGCAGGTTTTACGAACACTCAAAAAAAATTACAGCATACCTGAGGCCAATTTCATCGGCCACGCCGATATTGCACCAAAAAGAAAGGTTGACCCTAACCGCTACTTTCCGTGGCAGCAGTTGGCAAATAACGGTTTTGGTTACTGGTATGATACCGCCAATGTAAAGCTGCCGGAGAATTTCAACGCCATGCAATGCTTACGGATCATCGGGTACGACACCAAGGATCCGGTTGCGGCCATCAAAGCCTTTAAATTACATTTTATACAACAGGATTCCGTGGCCATACTGAATGATGCAGATAAAAAGATCATTTACGACCTGTATAAGAAATATTGACCAGGCCAAGGTCCGCAGGACCGGCATTTTGGTAATGAACAAAATAATAGATACTGAATTTTCAATCAGCGGTTGAAATATTTTCCTACCACCGGCAACTTAGCCAGTTCCTTCGCTTCGATCCTGGCCACGAACCAGGCGAAGAGTATAAAAAGCAACAACCCGGTGCTTATGGAGAAAATCAGCGAGCCGGAAATGAATTTTAGCAGGCCCAGGTGAACCAGGTAGATGAGTACCACCAGCGTTAAATAGGCAATCAGTTTCTTTACGGCATAGGGTACCGGGTAATATTTCTGTCCCAGCAGGTAGCTGCTTATCATCATGAATAAATAGCAACTGAAAGTGGCAATGGCTGCACCGGTATAATGCATTACCGGAATGAGTACGATATTCAGTACGATGGTGATCACAGCGCCAGCCACTGTTATGACAGCCCCATACGTATTTTTATCCGTAAGCTTATACCATACGCTGAGGTTATAATAAATGCCCAGGAAAATATTGCCCAGGGCCAGCAGGGGCACTACTTCCAGACCCTCTGCCCAGCGTGGATCTGCAAAGGTCGTAAAGATCCAGCGGAATACATCCAGGAATAACCCGATGAACAAAAACATAAAGCAACAGGCGATCACAAAGAATTTCATCACCCGGGCATAGGTCTTTTGGGCATTCTCATCTTTGCTGTTGTTAAAGAAGAAAGGTTCTGCTGCCATGCGGAATGCCTGAATCATGATGGTGATGAGCAAGGCAATGCGGAAGATGTTGGCGAAGATACCCAGTTCATGATTGGCCTGTTGCATGGGAAGATCGACCACGTGGCGGTAGATCAGCCGGCTGAGCACATCATTGATCATTCCTCCCAAACCAACAATGATCAACGGCGCACTGTACCGCATCACTTCCTTCCACAGCCTGGTATCGAAATGAAAGCGGACCTGTTTTATCTCTTTGGAAAGGATCAGCAGCGTAAAGAGGCTCCCGCAAAGATTGCCCAGCAGGTAATACCCCAATCCAAAGTCCTTATTGTAAATGAATTGAAGAAAATGATCCGGGTTTGAACGTACCATTACGGGTACGATGCCCAAAAAGAAAATAACAACAAACAGGTTGATCACAATGCCCATTACCCGGGCAAATGCATAACGCCTGGGCCGGTTTTCCTGCCGCAGTTTGGCAAAGGGCAAAGTGTTCAGGTTATCTACGGCGATGATGGCTGCCATCCACAGAATATAATCGGGATGTTCCTGCAGGTCGGTGGCCGAAACCAGCACATCCTTGCACAGGACAAGCAGCACCGTGAAAAATATACTGCTGAATAAAAGGGATAGCGAAAGGGTGTTGTAGAGCTTTTGTTTATCGTGGGTTTGGGAAAAACGGAAATACGCTGTTTCCAGGCCGTAGGCATATAATACATTCAGAAAAGGGATGATCGTGTAAACCTGAACCAGGTCCGCTGTTTTTTCCGGCAATGCGATAAAGAACGGCAATGCCATATTCATCAGGTAACCGAGGAAGCGGCTGGCAATGGTGGGTATACCATACCATAAAGTTTGCCCTGCTAATTTTTTAATGCCGCTCAATGATGTCTGTGATTTAAGTTCAAATTTACCTTTATAATTTCAATTCAGGCAAATTACAAGGAGGGGTTCTGTGATAAAATTTATCTTTGACAAAAGTAATTACCATGAAAAGAATACTTGTATGTATAACGCTTCTTGTTTTGAGCGGAGCCAGCATCGCTCAATCGTCCGTTACTACCGTTGAACATCAGAAAATGACCCGGGAGGCCATTGTGAATGATGTTCCGTTTTCAGAAGACGTGATTGTGGAAGCCATCAAAGACACGCTGCAGAAACTGGGTTATAAAGGAAAGGACAGTAAAGGGTTCACGGTTTACCGCGACGTTAAATTACCTGCATTGGGAAGCGATACCTACGACCTTTACTTTGTGGTTGATAAGAAAAGTAAAAAGGAGAAAGAAGTATCCCGGGTTACCATGATGGTTTCGAAAGGAGCGGAAAATTTTATCACAGAAAAAGCGGACCCGGGGCTGATTCATAATGCGAAAAACTTTCTTAATCACCTGCATTATACCGTAGCCTCCTATCATCACTCTCAAAAATTAGCCGGGCTGGAAGAAGTGGTGAGTAAGATCGAGAAGAAGATAGCCATCCTGGTAGAAGAGGCCGATGACCTGGAGAAGAAAAAGAAAAAGCTGGAGAAGGAGATAGAGGACAATATCAAAGAACAGGCCGATCAGCAGAAGGAACTGGAAAAACAACGCCAGGTACTGTCAACGCTTAAAGGAACGAATGGGTAACCGGGATCCTGGAAACTGTCTAAAAATGCCACATGGGTTTTCCGGTTGCAAATATGGCCGGTGTCCTCACCGGCCACGGCGGTCTGCTACGGTTAATGTCCCCGGGATTTTAGTGCGAGAAATACTTCACTTTCTCTGAGAACCGTGGATCACGGGTCATGGTTGTATCGGTGAGGGTGTTCAGGAAATAGATCAGTTCATTCTTTTCCTTGTTTGAGATGGCAATACGTTTTACCAGCAGGCTATCCAGTGTTGGCTGTGTGGTCAGGATGCCATTGCGGTAATGGTCTATTACAGCCCCCAATGAAAAAAACCTGCCGTCGTGCATATACGGGAAGGTGAGCATCACATTCCGCAGGCTGGGCACTTTGAATTTCAGGGAATCGGCTTTTTTGCCTGTTATCCTCATTCTTCCAAAATCATTTAAATAAGGGCTCACGGACAGGCCGTTGTTGCGAAAGCTGTGATCGGTGAACAAGGGTTCTTTATGACAGGCCGCACAGTTTGCTTTGAAGAAATTATAACCATTCTGTTCGCCGGGTGTAAAACTGGCTTCGCCCCGTTGCACTTTATCGTATTTGGAATTGGCAGAAATGATCGAACCGGTGAATTGTGCCAATGCCTTCAACATCCGCTGGCTGTTGATCTCAGAGCTTCCGAATGCGGCCCTGAACAGCCTTGGGTAGGCGGTATCTTTTTTCAGTTTCCGCAGAACACTGTCTAAGTTCTCCGCCATTTCATTGGGTGCAGTAATGGGGGAGAGCGGTTGCACTTCAATATGGTTTACACCTCCATCCCAATGAAATTTTGGCATCCACGCCAGGTTGAAAAGTCCGGGTGCATTGCGTGTGGTGAATGTGTTATTATACCCGTGGCTGAAATCATGATCATACGTGGCAAAGGCGCCAAACTGCTGGTGACAACCGGCGCAGGGGAAATTTCCATCCTTGCTTAAGCGGCCGTCATAGAATAATTTTTTGCCCAGTTGGAAGCCTTCTTCAGATAAACGGTTCCTGGCAAAGATATCTGTAGGTGGTTTGGGCCATCCTGCCGGTATTTTGAATTCGAGGTAAGTAGGTTTTGGACCCGGGGTTTGTGGTTTACGGCCTGCTCCCACAAATAAGGCAAACAATGCAGTGCCTGTACAAAGCAATATGATGATCCTTCGTTTCAGGATTAATGATTTATGATGTTCTTTATGATAAACATCTTGCTGTAGTTATCAGCAATTTTTTTTGCCGGTTCGCCCGGTGTGGTGCATACGGGGGTTTCGGATATTTTCAGGTCATTCGGATGCTGCCACCATGTATCAAGATCTGCTTCAATGATGATCTCGCTGGTTTTGCCTTCCCGTATATCCAGTACCATGCCGGCGGGAAAACCAAGCTTTAATTTCTTTACTACATTGTGTTCTCCCGAAAAACCACCAATATGGTATTCCACTTTGTTGTTAACCACTTTTGATTGCGGTGACCTGCCTTCCATTTTTGCCATCACATAACCGCTGTTCCAGGTCCAGAACATATCGTTCAGGGGATCCAGCGCCCCGGTTTGTGCCCCACTAACATTTTTCAGGCTATCCACACCCAGCGTGAATAAAAGGGAATGGTATGTATTTACGGTTGTCAAAAAAACAAAACTTAAAGAGACGGGGTTGCCTTCATCAACCAGGTGATAGCTGTCGGTCTCTTTAAAAATGCCGTCCGGAAATGCAACGGCCATATTACTGATGTAATACTTGAATTTTGTTATGGTATACGTTTCGGAGAAGGGGTTTGTATATACGGTGCTGTCCAATTGCACCGGCTTTCCCTTAACCGTATTTATAAAAC
This sequence is a window from Chitinophagaceae bacterium. Protein-coding genes within it:
- a CDS encoding cytochrome-c peroxidase — protein: MFALFVGAGRKPQTPGPKPTYLEFKIPAGWPKPPTDIFARNRLSEEGFQLGKKLFYDGRLSKDGNFPCAGCHQQFGAFATYDHDFSHGYNNTFTTRNAPGLFNLAWMPKFHWDGGVNHIEVQPLSPITAPNEMAENLDSVLRKLKKDTAYPRLFRAAFGSSEINSQRMLKALAQFTGSIISANSKYDKVQRGEASFTPGEQNGYNFFKANCAACHKEPLFTDHSFRNNGLSVSPYLNDFGRMRITGKKADSLKFKVPSLRNVMLTFPYMHDGRFFSLGAVIDHYRNGILTTQPTLDSLLVKRIAISNKEKNELIYFLNTLTDTTMTRDPRFSEKVKYFSH
- a CDS encoding N-acetylmuramoyl-L-alanine amidase yields the protein MLFKKMIPVFLLLLLANGCSNKYAPANRSYKKQAKAFARELKKQPAHIDSVLMASSWVGTTNFGMRKPNFVIIHHTAQNACDSTLRTFTLPRTQVSAHYVICKDGTVHHMLHDYLRAWHAGSGRWGNVTDVNSSSIGIELDNNGFEPFAEAQINSLLQVLRTLKKNYSIPEANFIGHADIAPKRKVDPNRYFPWQQLANNGFGYWYDTANVKLPENFNAMQCLRIIGYDTKDPVAAIKAFKLHFIQQDSVAILNDADKKIIYDLYKKY
- a CDS encoding methylmalonyl-CoA mutase family protein; amino-acid sequence: MSYTPRNKVRIVTAASLFDGHDAAINIMRRIMQSKGAEIIHLGHNRSVLEIVECAIEEDVQGIAITSYQGGHVEFFKYMKDLLDQNGCGHIKIFGGGGGTILPAEIEELHTYGITKIYSPDDGRKMGLEGMIEDVVRSCDYALNGNGEYKKTMTLGEIKDVRRVARQITNAENGIPTAANGQQPTNNNIPVLGITGTGGAGKSSVTDEIVRRFLNAYAGKTIAVISVDPSKKKTGGALLGDRIRMNSISSPRAYMRSLATRESDKALSEYVQEAIDICKAAGYDFIILESAGVGQSDASILDYVDISMYVMTPEYGAASQLEKINMLDYADVVCVNKFDKAGALDALHDVRKQYKRNHGLWNAKDEELPVVGTIAAQFNDAGVNELFERLMEKVAEKCSVRFQGEIVHHAHTKDTASQSMIIPPKRVRYLAEIAETISAYDTWVIEQSAIATKLYQLEGTLASVSTLSAVAKEELEKIKGSFEEQLHAECKKLIRSWPETLKRYQKEFYEFKVRDKVIKQPLTYKSLSGTSIAKVILPKYKDWGDILKWQLQENVPGEFPYTAGVFPLKREGEDPTRMFAGEGGPERTNRRFHYVSLGQPARRLSTAFDSVTLYGEDPDHRPDIYGKVGNSGVSIATVDDAKKLYSGFDLCDPKTSVSMTINGPAPMLLAFFMNAAIDQQCEKYILENDLRDEVNRIIESKYGIDSLPKYIGIDGKAITPAKGNFMGSLPEGNDGLGLRLLGLSGEDVLPADVYAQIKARALATVRGTVQADILKEDQAQNTCIFSTEFALKLMGDVQQYFIQHKVQNFYSVSISGYHIAEAGANPITQLAFTLSNGFTYVEYYLSRGMHIDDFAPNLSFFFSNGMDPEYSVIGRVARRIWAKAMKNKYGGNDRSQKLKYHIQTSGRSLHAQEIDFNDIRTTLQALYAIYDNCNSLHTNAYDEAITTPTEESVRRAMAIQLIINRELGTAKNENPNQGSFLIEELTDLVEEAVMTEFHRITERGGVLGAMERMYQRNKIQEESLYYETLKHTGEYPIVGVNTFLSKNGSPTILPTEVIRSTTEEKENQINALKTFHQRHADRSAAMLKHLQQVAVSNGNLFAELMETVKCCSLGQITNALYSVGGQYRRNM
- a CDS encoding ChaN family lipoprotein, whose translation is MKKYFFFLSMLLTVNILFAQQKPAYVLYDADGKKVSYKKMMKQLAKKDIVLFGEFHNNPISHWLELTVAKDLKEKRELIFGAEMFEADNQPALNNYLEGRITAKGLDSTARLWNNYKTDYAPIVNFAKEIKAPFIATNIPRRYASLVSKKGFEALDTLPAKEKAWMAPLPMDYDSTLPGYVNMLKMMGGHASANMPKAQASKDATMAYFILQNFKPGALFIHYNGAYHSDNFDGINWYLKKKKPELNIATISTVSQKNIKALLAENKGKADFIICVDEDMTTTY
- a CDS encoding sigma-70 family RNA polymerase sigma factor — translated: MAAARNKNITNTIKSISNRLFGFIKQRVASTEDAEDILQEVFYQFAGNREPIEQTTSWLYRVARNKIIDNYRKHKLPLADDVLHGAETEEDHFDGREMLLPADSTPETEYLRNLFWEELQQALDELPPAQRDVFVQNEIEGIPFKDIAAQTGESVATLISRKRYAVLHLRERLQVLKDELLNY
- a CDS encoding polysaccharide biosynthesis C-terminal domain-containing protein — its product is MSGIKKLAGQTLWYGIPTIASRFLGYLMNMALPFFIALPEKTADLVQVYTIIPFLNVLYAYGLETAYFRFSQTHDKQKLYNTLSLSLLFSSIFFTVLLVLCKDVLVSATDLQEHPDYILWMAAIIAVDNLNTLPFAKLRQENRPRRYAFARVMGIVINLFVVIFFLGIVPVMVRSNPDHFLQFIYNKDFGLGYYLLGNLCGSLFTLLILSKEIKQVRFHFDTRLWKEVMRYSAPLIIVGLGGMINDVLSRLIYRHVVDLPMQQANHELGIFANIFRIALLITIMIQAFRMAAEPFFFNNSKDENAQKTYARVMKFFVIACCFMFLFIGLFLDVFRWIFTTFADPRWAEGLEVVPLLALGNIFLGIYYNLSVWYKLTDKNTYGAVITVAGAVITIVLNIVLIPVMHYTGAAIATFSCYLFMMISSYLLGQKYYPVPYAVKKLIAYLTLVVLIYLVHLGLLKFISGSLIFSISTGLLLFILFAWFVARIEAKELAKLPVVGKYFNR